A window of Lentibacillus sp. Marseille-P4043 contains these coding sequences:
- the hisB gene encoding imidazoleglycerol-phosphate dehydratase HisB yields the protein MRSSSIQRNTAETAIELTFNIDGVGEARIDTGIGFFNHMLTLMTKHGLFDLAITCNGDLDVDQHHSIEDIGIVLGQAFHESLGRKEGINRYATITTPMDEALSTLSLDISGRPHLVYHVEGLKDKIGVFDTELVEEFFRAFVNHAKVTLHVNLLYGKNSHHIVESIFKGFGRVLDEATMENPRIKGIPSTKGSL from the coding sequence ATGCGTAGCAGCTCTATTCAACGAAACACTGCTGAAACTGCGATTGAATTAACTTTTAATATTGACGGTGTTGGTGAAGCCCGTATAGATACAGGGATTGGTTTTTTCAATCATATGCTGACATTGATGACGAAGCATGGATTATTCGATTTAGCCATCACATGTAATGGTGATCTGGATGTCGATCAACACCATTCCATTGAGGATATCGGCATCGTGCTTGGGCAAGCCTTCCATGAATCTTTAGGGAGGAAAGAAGGAATCAACCGGTATGCAACGATAACAACCCCAATGGATGAGGCTTTATCTACACTCTCATTGGATATAAGTGGACGTCCACACCTTGTTTACCACGTTGAAGGGCTAAAGGATAAAATTGGTGTATTTGATACCGAGCTGGTTGAAGAGTTTTTCCGAGCATTTGTTAATCATGCAAAGGTAACCCTGCATGTCAATCTACTATATGGAAAAAATAGCCATCATATCGTTGAATCTATTTTCAAAGGATTTGGACGTGTACTTGATGAAGCTACCATGGAGAACCCGCGTATCAAAGGTATTCCGTCAACAAAGGGGTCCTTGTGA
- the hisH gene encoding imidazole glycerol phosphate synthase subunit HisH produces the protein MIAIIDYGAGNIKSLQSALTKLNLESCLTNDKQTITNSKAIILPGVGAFKDAIDALNQYGLVEILQQQAKIGKPILGICLGMQLLYEKSLENGEWDGLNILEGIIKRMDDSVKVPHMGWNTLAKQKQCSLLTNIDDQAFVYFVHSYYVDKMPADQLVSSCHYGVEIPAIVQKNNIFGMQFHPEKSGKNGLMLLKNFGEMI, from the coding sequence ATGATTGCAATTATAGATTACGGTGCAGGGAATATTAAAAGTTTACAATCTGCGTTAACCAAACTAAATTTGGAATCTTGCTTAACCAACGATAAACAAACCATTACAAACAGTAAAGCTATTATTCTACCAGGAGTCGGTGCTTTTAAAGATGCAATCGATGCACTGAATCAATATGGATTGGTAGAAATACTGCAACAGCAAGCCAAGATAGGAAAGCCTATTCTTGGTATCTGCCTTGGCATGCAATTACTTTATGAAAAAAGCCTGGAGAACGGCGAATGGGATGGTTTGAACATTCTTGAGGGCATCATAAAACGAATGGATGACTCGGTCAAGGTGCCGCATATGGGTTGGAACACACTCGCTAAACAAAAGCAGTGCTCCCTATTAACCAATATCGATGACCAGGCATTTGTCTATTTTGTCCACTCCTACTATGTTGACAAAATGCCGGCTGATCAGCTTGTAAGCAGTTGCCACTATGGTGTAGAAATCCCTGCGATTGTACAAAAAAACAACATATTTGGGATGCAATTTCATCCAGAGAAGAGCGGAAAGAACGGACTAATGCTATTGAAAAATTTCGGGGAGATGATTTGA
- the hisA gene encoding 1-(5-phosphoribosyl)-5-[(5-phosphoribosylamino)methylideneamino]imidazole-4-carboxamide isomerase, translated as MILFPAIDIRNGKCVRLIQGDYAKEKVYSDSPTNIALQWEKQQAEYLHIVDLDGAKTGDPMNSATIQSIVNNTVIPIQIGGGIRSMDIIETYLSLGVNRVIIGTAAINDKVFLQRAVEKYKDKIAVSIDARNGYVATNGWVEMSNVKAIDLVKELEQFGIGTVIYTDILKDGMVSGPNFSELRAMNEATSINIIASGGVSSKDDIERLRSLDLYGAIIGKALYDGSLSFQSLMEGQY; from the coding sequence ATGATCCTTTTTCCAGCAATCGATATTCGTAATGGAAAATGTGTACGTTTGATTCAAGGCGACTACGCAAAAGAAAAAGTCTATAGTGATTCTCCAACAAATATAGCCCTTCAATGGGAAAAACAACAAGCAGAATATCTTCATATTGTTGATCTTGATGGCGCAAAAACTGGCGATCCGATGAACAGCGCCACAATCCAATCGATCGTAAATAATACAGTTATCCCGATTCAGATCGGGGGCGGCATTCGTTCCATGGATATTATCGAAACGTATTTATCCCTAGGTGTCAATCGAGTCATTATCGGAACAGCAGCCATAAACGATAAAGTATTCTTACAGAGAGCAGTTGAAAAATACAAGGATAAAATCGCTGTCTCCATTGATGCTCGAAATGGCTATGTTGCTACAAATGGCTGGGTGGAAATGAGTAACGTAAAAGCGATAGATCTTGTAAAGGAACTAGAACAATTCGGCATTGGTACTGTTATTTATACAGATATTCTGAAAGATGGGATGGTATCTGGGCCGAATTTTTCCGAACTACGAGCAATGAACGAAGCGACCTCGATTAACATCATCGCATCTGGTGGCGTGTCAAGTAAAGACGATATTGAGCGATTAAGATCATTGGACTTATATGGTGCTATTATCGGAAAGGCATTATATGATGGTTCATTGTCATTCCAATCGCTAATGGAGGGACAGT